Proteins from one Agelaius phoeniceus isolate bAgePho1 chromosome 10, bAgePho1.hap1, whole genome shotgun sequence genomic window:
- the PLSCR5 gene encoding phospholipid scramblase family member 5 has protein sequence MASQESQGQTKLIFKDYLPGSSDTPQQNTSVEPTSLWKQASHTHNLPPGLEYLNQLDQIIIHQQVDLLEAILGTETSSKYEIKNPLGQRVYFAVEENGCFDRKLCSPLRAFTISIADNAGREVIRVIRPLRCTSCCFPCFLQQLEVQSPPGTVAGYVVQNWDPFLPKFTIQNESKEDVLKIIGPYATCGCFEDVDFEVKTLNELTTIGKISKYWSGFVNNVFTNTANFGIQVPVDLDVRIKAVMIGACFLIDLMFFENSLDGL, from the exons ATGGCCTCTCAAG agtCTCAGGGACAAACCAAACTAATCTTTAAGGATTACCTCCCTGGTTCTTCTGACACTCCTCAGCAGAATACGTCTGTTGAACCAACAAGTCTCTGGAAGCAAGCATCACACACTCATAATTTGCCACCTGGTCTGGAGTACCTGAACCAG ctgGACCAGATAATTATTCATCAGCAAGTGGATCTTCTGGAAG CTATACTTGGCACAGAGACCTCCAGCAAATACGAGATAAAGAACCCCTTGGGACAGAGAGTTTACTTTGCAGTGGAAGAGAATGGCTGCTTTGACCGCAAGCTGTGCTCGCCCCTCCGGGCCTTCACCATCAGCATCGCGGATAACGCCGGCCGCGAGGTGATCCGCGTCATCCGGCCCCTGAGGtgcaccagctgctgcttcccctgcttcctgcagcag TTAGAAGTTCAGTCCCCACCAGGTACAGTAGCTGGGTATGTTGTACAGAACTGGGACCCTTTTCTGCCAAAGTTCACCATACAGAACGAAAGTAAAGAAGATGTGCTAAAAATAATTGGCCCATATGCAACCTGTGGCTGTTTTGAAGATGTTGACTTTGAG GTAAAAACTCTGAATGAGTTGACAACGATCGGCAAAATTTCCAAGTATTGGTCTGGATTTGTCAACAACGTCTTCACCAACACCGCCAACTTTGGGATCCAGGTTCCTGTGGATCTCGACGTGAGGATCAAGGCAGTCATGATTGGTGCTTGTTTCCTCATT GACTTAATGTTCTTTGAAAACTCTTTGGATGGATTATAA